The following nucleotide sequence is from Nesterenkonia xinjiangensis.
CGACGCCGGCGCCCCTGCTGGTGACAAGGAGGCCGACATCGCTCTGGTGACCATCACCTCCGCCTCGGGGCGTCCGGCCATGCCGATCTTCACCTCAGTGGAGGCGCTGACCTCCTGGCACCCTGAGGCTCGTCCCGTGGCCGCAGAGGCTGAACGGGTCATGCTGGCGGCCCTGGCCGAAGAGTCCGAGCTGGTGGTGCTGGATCCGGGGGCGGACTTCACCTTCGTGGTGCGGCGCCCGGCTGTGGTGGCCCTGGCCCAGGGCGGGCAGTGGACACCCTCATATCAGGACCCGCAGGTGGCCGCGGCGCTGGAGGGAATCGTGGAGCAGTGCCTGGGCGTGGCCCGGCTGGTGATGGCTCCCGGCAGGGGCGTGGGCACGGCGACCTCGTCTGGCACATCGATCGCCGGGGGCGGCAGCGGGCCGGAGCTCAGGATCGGGGTGGTGCTGGAGCCCGGGGTGGATGCGATCGACGGCCGGCTGGCGCTGGCCAGTGTGCAGGCGTCTCTGGAGGACCTCACGGTGCTCCGGCAGAGGGCGGACTCTGTGGAGGTCGTGCTGGCCCGCGAATCTGGCTGAGCGGAGCAGCCACGAGGCGCACCAGAGGTGGTCGGCCGAGACCTGGCGCCTCCTGCCGGTCAGCGCAGCTCCGTCTCCTCCGTGGTCTGCAGGAGTTTCCTGCAGATCTCCCGCAGGGCTGCGGCCTCGTCCTCGTCGACGCTGTCATGGAAGATCTGCCGGATGTGCTGGGCGTGGACCGCTGAGGCCTCCCGGAAGACCCGGCGCCCTTCCTCGGTCAGCGTGGCGGTCATCCCGCGACGGTCGGTCGGGTCCGCGCACCGGCTGATGAGCCCGCGGGCCTGCAAGGACTTGGCCTGGTACGAAAGTCGTGAGGGGGAGAAGACCATCCGCTCGGCGAGCTCCCCCATGCGCAGCTGATTGCCTGTGGC
It contains:
- a CDS encoding SseB family protein, whose translation is MTHHHREQGHRPDPARNPLDQGAGVAEDTECSARELPSHIANLLQRQSRAADGRPADSAGIPWEGRNLSGEGNPLHAFDGDDGRAAVQIVTARQRLLAGELDEAGFVAALQGQRLFVPVIATVGEHGEADAGAPAGDKEADIALVTITSASGRPAMPIFTSVEALTSWHPEARPVAAEAERVMLAALAEESELVVLDPGADFTFVVRRPAVVALAQGGQWTPSYQDPQVAAALEGIVEQCLGVARLVMAPGRGVGTATSSGTSIAGGGSGPELRIGVVLEPGVDAIDGRLALASVQASLEDLTVLRQRADSVEVVLARESG
- a CDS encoding MarR family transcriptional regulator gives rise to the protein MTAIKGDDDQDSSAEALPAAQDLTGSSIKARAWRSFVETAATINVKMEKRLHATTGLRLTDYNLLLLLTEATGNQLRMGELAERMVFSPSRLSYQAKSLQARGLISRCADPTDRRGMTATLTEEGRRVFREASAVHAQHIRQIFHDSVDEDEAAALREICRKLLQTTEETELR